A region of the Amphiprion ocellaris isolate individual 3 ecotype Okinawa chromosome 22, ASM2253959v1, whole genome shotgun sequence genome:
ATGAGGTGGTCAGTCGCATTTCTTTTGTCCAACTTTAAAAATTGAGTTAAaaagagaattttaaaaatgacagttgAGTTTCAAACAATAATTTCAGTTTCATCTAAATAAAATAGCAAGGACTTTCCACGAAAGTTCAAGGGTTTTTCCTTTGCTACAGATTTAATGACAATACATGTGAAACAAAATTCCCCTTTTCTCCACAATGTCTGACAGTGGGAGGTTCTCATGAACAGTTGTATGATGTGCCTTTGTTCTCCTTGCATTAATGCAGGGATATTTGGattatattaattatattaCTCTATGAGAAATTACTAGAGTTTTATTCATCTATTTATATtctaacattttttatttaacatcaaTGCGCCATTACTAATTTGTCACCACTTtatttttgtgagaaaaaataCACTCTTCTGCTCCTACTAAGTCATAGTAATTTTGTACCTAAGTAATTATTCTTTAATGTGCTGTTATTTTGACCATGCTGAATTgagttttattgtttaattttcaatttttttggcTGCTCTGAATCACTGACTCCTGATGTTTGTTTCAGCACCAGGACTCAGAGAAGAGAAGCCACCCAGTTACTAAAACCAAGAGCAGAGTCCTGCCCACAGACAGGTCGGTCACACAAACGTTTTTACAACGGTTTTTCAATGCTCCTGTCATTATGTAATCTACCAGTGACTCATTACTCCTCTGGTCTGACATCTCTGCCTGTGTTCAGGGATAAGGGGAAAGGAAAGGCCAAAGGAGCTGCCTTTGTCACGAACGGTGGTTTGGTCCCAGCCCTGACATCTCAAAGGAAAGGTGAGTTTCTGGAGGCTGCACAGACAAATGTATAGCTCCATGATGGTGAGAGGGACCTGTTAGAGGATGTGTATGGTAGTGTTTGACACTACAGCTCAGATTATTGTGCTGTTTGAGCATCTGTCAAAATAGTCAAGTGCATCATAATACATTCAGGTGATTTtctttgtgcaatatttcaaaagAATTTGCTTGATGACTGTGTGAAGGACTACAGAGCATCAGCTACTTAGAAGATATGGATGTTGTGTGTTAGCGTCAGGTTGGAAGGGTTAGCtccttcattcatttcatttatacATGGGTTCCAGGTGGAGTAGTTTCACTCTCTTTTGCAAAAATAAGTGGccataaaacattagaaaacagaaacatgcaTTTCCACAAACATTCAAACTAACAAACAGACTAGACATAAAGATACTGTGGTAAACAATAAGCATCAAGCATTCCATGTACATTTAAACAGAACACTTAATGAACCAGTTAACCCCCAGGATCCACACTCAAACCAGCAACTGTGCTCTGACAACCGCAAACTTTTCCTTTAGTGAATCTAGtctttggcaaatttttaaatacaatataGATAATCCAATGATTTTAAGTAagattctgtctttttttttaatctaaaagaAAGTATGACCTCCAGAGAGAATGAAGGTCACACATGATTTGTTCAAGGACTCTCCTTTGGTTTTATCACAAACCTTACCAGCTGCCAGATTACCAAAACAGAGCTGTAGAACAGGTTGATACTCTCCTCATATGTGTGATTCGTAAAAGCAAACATTTGGTCAGATGATAGTTTCCTTCCCAAATTTATGACTGCAAACTGCAAGCCTGCACACAGACACCTGATGTAGTAGTGTAGAGGATCATGTTAACGTGCCTCGCTCTGTCCACGTCCAACCATAACCCTAACAGATTTGTCCAAGAGTGATCCTCATGAAGCTTGTTCTTCAGTGGAggtggtgttgtttttttattgcctCATTTGCAGAAGTCTGTGCTGTTCAGTAGGTCCATGGTTTGTGTTTTAACACACATGTGGTTTCAGATGGGGTTTCTGGTCTGGATACCTTTGAAACGTCTTCAGAAAGTTACAGCTCTCCATCCAGCCCTCAGCACCAAGGACCAGAGAGCCTCGACAGTGAAGATGACAACAACAAAGGTAGAAGAAGCTCAAAAGCAAACAGTCCATGAACATAGAACTCTCTGGGATTTGTTAttgtgaagtttctgtttctcttgttCTCAGACACTGACAGCCACTCTGACGACGGCAGTAAAGGTCCGGGCCCTGACAGGTTCTTCACCCACCAGACTGATCCTGTCCGTCCTTTGTcttccagcaaccatcagtcTCCCATGGAGGCCCTCTGCACAGACACTAGCACAGAGTTCCCCCCTCTCTCCTTCATGCATTGTCTGCCCTACGTGCTCCCTAACGGGGCTGGTGACTCCGGGCTTCCACTGGTTTCTCCTCCCAGCCAAAATGTCTCTGATGGGAAGCCCTCATCAGCGACTCTAATGATGCAGATGCCCCTAGTGCCTCCAGCCGGCCCCGGTCCTGGAATTGTGGGAGACCCAGAGAAGAGGGATGTGCTCCCAACCTTTGGGATTCCACCTATTGGCCACCCTGCAGGAAATCCAGCTGTGCAACCTCTGGTTCAAAGGTTTAAAACCAGTTTGTCTCACAGCCAGGGTGGCGCTGACGAGGCTCCAGGGAGTGGTCCTACTCCTGTCGCCCAACAGGCCTCACTCCAGGCCCCTATCAGAGCCATGAGTGTCATGTCTCCTGGCTCCACATCTTACTCCTCCCCTCTCCTGCCCTGCCAAGACCCCACCAGTGTCAGCTCAGGCCTGGCCTCCTCTCTGCCACACATGGAGACTTCACATGCCAAGCACCCCGGCTTAACTTTACCGTCTGGAATGCCTTCTCCCTACAGCCTGCCCCCCGTCCCCACCTCCGTCATGCCTACTGTAGGAGCACCGATGGCCACTGGAGTATCTCCGTCTCCTGGACACCTCCAAGCAGCTGTTCCCCCAGCTGTGCCCACACACACCCCCGGACCTGCCCCGAGCCCCAGCCCAGCACTGACTCACAGCACGGCACACAGCGAATCTACATCGTACAGCAACAGCAGTGCTTCATGTGGAAGTGCCCCTGTTGCCCCTGTTAACCCCATGACTCTGCTGCAAACCCAGCAGCAACAAGTGCCCCCCCAGCAGCCAACacccctgcagcagcagcagccaatgAGCTGTGGGACTTGCGGCTGTCACAACAACTGCGGCAGTCGAGGCAACAACAACTCTGTGAGCGGAGCCTCGGGCTGCCAGGCGCCGCTGTTCTTCCCCACCCAccagatggcagcagcagcacgcCAGGTGTTCAGTGTTCCTCAGCCGCTCTTCCAGCTCACAAGCCTGTGCAGTAACAGCTACCTCACCCAGGCCCACCCTCCTCACCAGGCCAACGGTGCTGCCACCCTGCCCCCCTTCTTCCCCACTGCTCCTCCTCCGGCACACCCTCCCCCCTACCTTCACACTCACCCCCACAGCCACGCAGACGTGCCATCACACTTGCTGAGCACGCAGGCTGCAGCCGTGGCAGCCGCTGCCGCCGCAAACTAcagcctccagcagcagatggcGCCAGCAGCATCGTTCTGCCAGCGCGTATACCAGCATGTGTACCCCAACCCTCTGGGGATGCTGCCAGCTGCCGCCCTGGGGGGAGGCGGAGTCAACAAAAAGAATGGCAACGTGTCCTGCTATAACTGTGGTGTGAGTGGCCACTATGCTCAGGACTGTAACCAGCCCTCCATCGACTCCACACAGCAAGGTAACACAGCCCACAGCACCAGGACACACTGAGGAGCTGTAGGTGTTCCTCCCCCAGAAACCCAGGAAGGCATCCAGTCCAACAGTCAGTGCAGACTAGGAGAGGTTAGGGCTCGCCCTCACtccaaatatattttaaactggtttaactGCCACCAAATTCCATTTTAAAAGGTTAAACCATCAGTCTGATGTGTCAGCTGGGTTGTGTGTTTATGACCAGCCAGACAGCAGGAGAAACTAACCATTTATAAACTAAAAACAACCAGGAGTAGGGgaggacacatttttattacatttttgccTCCATACATGAGAAGTTGTGTGAGCAGCTTTTCATACAGCCTTTCTTCACAGGAAAGGAAAGTGATAGTAAGGGCAGTTTGTAGATGTAGAGAAGTCAGCAGCACCCCCTACAGGCAGTGGAAGTAACAGCTGAACAACTGAAAGCTTGTgcagtttcctttttttgcagATGCACTTCTGGTAAGATGTTTTTTCGGGGCTTTAAAGACACAAATGTTAAAACTCTTTGCCTGTCAGTATTGCATTGTAGACTGTCTCGAACACAGTGGAAGAGGCATCCAGCATTTAAAAGTGGCTGAGCTATTTTTAAGGCCACACCAACGCATTTTCATTTTAGAATGAAAACATCTCTGTCCAGGTGAGCATTTTAGCACCATTTTACAAATAATACGATTATACTCcatattaaaaactaaatatcatgAGTGTTCACAAACAGGACAGATAGATAAGAAGCAGATGATTGAAAACGGAACAGaggaagaacagcagcagtaaaaatgATGATGTGGAACTGGTACTAAGAGTAGGACAGGCAGATGTCTTTCAAATGGGAAGGTTCGACTGATTATCATTAGTCTAGGAGGACGATAACTGACGTGTGTCTCTGATGTGtgaaaattaagacacaaactCCAATACGAAAATTTGTTGAAATGGTTTTATTTTCCatctgtttaattaaaagagaacttttgaACATTTGTCGTTCAGAGTTTACTTTATCCCTCTCTAAACAGTTAGTGTTGGTCCAGTCTAGTTCCAAGTCCCGTCCTATTAAATCTGTAATGCTGATGAAATGTCTTCAGTCGCCACACTGTGATCTGCTGCTTCCACCACATACGACTAATGTATGTCAGCTGACTGTACACACCGCTGCATGGAAGTGGTGTTACTGAACCATAGCTACAGCAATATTTACAGTAGATAATACAGTAATATATACGGGAGattaaatgtacactaccattcaaaagtttagcgtcacttagaaatgtccttattgttgaaagaaaaatcttttttttcaatgaagataacattaaatgaatgataaatccagtgtagacattgttaatgtggtaaatgactattctagctggaaacagctgatttttaatggaatatctccataggggtacagaggaacatttccagcaaccatcactcctgtgttctaatgctacattgtgttagctaatggtgttgaaaggctcattgatgattagaaaacccttgtgcagttatgttagcacatggataaaagtgggagttttcatggaaaacatggaattgcctggatgaccccagacttttgaacagtggtgtatatttttagtgtatttttttgctatattttactatactttgactgtatttttttactagattttcacaatttttttgctctatttactatatttttgctgtatttttattatattttacgagatttttctgtattttgactatattttaactatattttcctctgtttttattggatttttactatattttgctaattttttttactgtttactatattttactaaattttactatatttgaaatttttactaaattttactctatttttactctatttttactatgttttactatattttgactatatttttcttatgtttaccgtattttcactgtatttttttattataattttgctattttttactgtattttaactgtattttattagatttttactgtatttttgctgtttcacgagatttttactgtatttttaccatattttgttatatttttgctgtattttctactatatttttaatatttttaatgtatttttactttatttttactgttttactatatttttactatttttttactgtatttttactataatttacaagatttttactatattttactatattttttacagtatttttattgtatttttactgtatttttagtatatttttactgtatttttacaatattgtactattttttactgtttttttactATAATTTACGAGATTTATgctatattttactatattttttacagtatttttattgttttttttttactgtatttttagtatatttttactgtatttttactgatcCTGGTGGGCCTCTAGATGGAAATGATTTCAGAGTATGTAAATCTTTTGTGGCCTGTAGTAGCGCTCACATCCTTGTTGCTCCAGCTGTCCTCTGATCTTACCTCTCTTGTGTTTTTCAGGTGGTTTCCGGCTAAAGTACGCAGCGTCCCACATTTCAGAAGCTCTCGACAATGCTgactgaagaagaagacagaggaTGAAGAGAAGTTTCTCTCGATTCGTTTCCTCTGTTGTTCCTCAGGCTCTGTGTTAGCGGAGCGCTGAAGCCTCTGTActtcaggaaaaagaaaaaacaagagattATCTAAAAGAAGGAGCGACCTGCCAAGGGCTCAGTGGACTCAGCCTACGAACGAGTGCCTGAAAGAAGTCTTGTTCCCATGGGGATGATTCTGGTCTGGACACCAACAGTCCATGTGACTCCCGCTCCCTTCCCTTTCAGTtggtttttcatatttttgcacTGAGGGTTGGAAACTATTAACTTATTACTTAATTATTACGAAGTTAAGAGAttctggggattttttttttgtttttacaactgAAAAAGGTTCTTATAGACTTATTTCTAAAGAAGCGTATTTATGCGTTTTCCTCATCATTACTGTTCACTAGGATTTTATTGTTTGACACAATTGTACAGCAGTTTTCAAAGATTAAGAATCAAAAAAGTAATGAAAGCAAAgtggattttgtgtttgttgttaaaTTTTGCTGTAAGGTTTTTGAATGTATATCCTCTCATTTCAAACTAAGGAGTTGGACTGTATCTGAGTGTGTGGATCTCATGCGTTTTGGCCACTCGATATGTGTTTAGTTGGAAGGTAATTGCTGCtttgtaaatttatttttattttacactttttaaaaaattgttttactTGGTCAAATGCACTATAGCAGAAACACAAGTGCACTAAAACAGTCGGCACTGCAACCGAGCTGATGGAAGGGGCGACTCATTTTCATTCAGAACTATGAAACTTTAAATAGCTAACGCGTCAGCGTTAGGTTTAAGTATTGCAGGTttgaaacgacttttaccagCTGATATTTTAGAGTTAGGGAGATCCTTCAGTGTTTTAAAGTCAACTGTAGAAGAGGTTCCAGTTAGTCAGACCACCTCTGTCCCAGACAAAGCTACACGACCTGCCATTTCATAATTAACTCCCCCTAAACTTAAGTCTAAAACAACGgcatgtccaaaataactgtACCTATAGGGTAAATTCTTGTTTTCCTGGAGGTGAAACTGTTTGGTTTTATAAGTTTTACTCTttcaaagcttcagtctgcttCAAACAAACTAAAACGTAGTCACATCTGAAGATGAACACATCAACCTTCAATCCCCTCCCTAGAATGATGGTGTTTGCACCTCTTCCTCTGTCTGTAAATGAGACTGAACTGTTATCTTTCACTTcattcagctggtttgtttGCCCCAGACACCAGTAACATGTCGTTGCCTCTTTGACATCAGTTCTATGTTAGGTTGAAGCAGTGGTAGCCGTAGCTAAGAGCAGTAAAGGTAACACTTTTAATATTGATTCTTAAAATCAGTCAGctttgctaacattagcctcCATATGGTCCGAGTGGTATCAGATGTATCCAGATTTTTACAGCAAAGGCCTGAATGTATTGACCTTCATGAATGAGATGAAGAAAGTGTTGATTTGTCTTTCAGAGATTACAGTCTTTATTTAATGCCACCTACTCAATGAGTTCATATCCGCTTAAAGACTTCTCTGTGTTGCACCAATGGAAATGGACAAAAGTAGTTGTATGGTGGATGGAAGTGATGGACGTAGGAGTCTGTGAAGCCCAGTTTGAAGCATACTGACGCTGTAAGAAtccagcatttttattttgttgcctgtttctgccattttttatGAGAAGAGGAGAATgctacagtctttttttttttatcagattcACTGAGATAATGTGATTTCTTTTGGACTTGTTTTGTGAATGACTGAATCGGAAAGGTCTTTAGTTTtgattgtttcatgtttttttaaagatgtatgACAGACCTGATAACCAACACTTGATTACATCCATGTGGAACTTGAACATCTGGTAAGCCCAGAGGTGATTTGAAACTATGACAACTATAATGTTCTCTGAAGGGATTTTGGGATGCAGTGTGACATTATGGAGCCCGAAGGTGTTTAATAGTACATAGAGAAGTAagtgataataataaatgaaacaatagtTTAAGAACCTTATGAAACTAAGCTCATTGTaaaatttttctttcatcattGACAATTTCACATCGAGATGTCCTTTTGTAAAGcgtctgcttttatttcatgaTGGAATTTGACCCAGTAGGTGGCTTTCCAATGGAAACGGAAAGCCTTAAAGGGCTAATGatgtttctgtttccattgtggtGTAGGATCCAACAGACTGTGATGTTAGCTTTCCGACAGAGAAGTTAGTAGATGTACCTCCAGCTCTACGAGCACATAGGAACTCCAACTATGGTGGTTTATGTCGGCCAATATGGTCaattttacattgttgatgGCGAGGAGAGGACTGCCGCTGGACGAGGACGTTgagatgacagaaaacaacggCACTCATTCTGTCAGAGTTTGACCACTCAGCATCAAGCCCCATTAAAAGCACTGAAGTAGGTCATTTTATCTCCCCTTACAATGGGCCCGTAGGAGGTTCTGCAGAGACACTTCTggaggtcaaaactgtaaaaagtttTGCGTTACACCACCTGCAGATTTTTGCAGTGGAAAGTGGCCTAAAAGACACATTTACCATCACTTTTTTTGTTAGTGCTTCATCACCTTTCAGCTAACCACCTGTCCTGTAAGCAAGCAAACCTAAGCAAGGCAGCACTTCATAGCTGCAGGAACACCAGAGGAACACACTCTGAATTTCACTACCGCTGTAAATATGTTCTCATACTGCTGTTCAATTAGCACCTGACCTACCTAGCTACTTAACTTGCTAGGTGGGGTTGTGATCTTCACTGCTTCGTGAGTTATGAAGagctaaaacaaaacagactggGGTTGCTTTAGCTAACACTGCTAGTGCTTTCCTTTAGTGCTAAGTAATAATACAAGCTCAAAAGCTGTCCTAGCTAGACAACTAGCTAGGTGGgaatttccttttttgtctaaacctttaaaacttgtGTTGCCTTCCTAATGGCAGCTACGTGTGTTGCTCAAGCTAACCAGAGCTAACTTGTTTTGGTCGAGCTAACCGGAGCtaacttgttttgtttgagcTAACTGCAGCTAGCTTGTTTTGTTCGAGCTAATTGCAGCTAGCTTGTTTGTTTGAGGTAACTGCAGCTAGCTTGTTTGTTCAAGCTAGCTGCAGCTAGCTTGTTTTGGTCGAGCTAACCGGAGCTAACTTGTTTTGTTTGCGGTAACTGCAGCTAGCTTGTTTTGTTCGAGCTAACTGCAGCTAGCTTGTTTGTTTGAGCTAACTGCAGCTAGCTTGTTTGTTCGAGCTAGCTGCAGCTAGCTTGTTTTGGTCGAGCTAACCGGAGCtaacttgttttgtttgagcTAACTGCAGCTAGCTTGTTTTGGTCGAGCTAACCGGAGCtaacttgttttgtttgagcTAACTGCAGCTAGCTTGTTTTGGTCGAGCTAACCGGAGCtaacttgttttgtttgagcTAACTGCAGCTAGCTTGTTTTGTTCGAGCTAACTGCGGCTAGCTTGTTGTGTTCGAGCTAACCAGAGCTAACTTGCGTTGCTCTTGCTAACTTAACAAGCAGTTGTTGAGCTTGCTTGCTGAACAGAGGcagtgtgacattttaaaattgaGTTGAATTTaagtatttacttttttttacaaactaaGTAATTTATAacttctatttatttttctcatttttatgtatttaatattgAACATTTTAGGGTTCCACATGAGAATTTGCAGGAGTAAACAGTTCTCGTTTTACAGAATAACTGAGAGAAGATGACACTGAACACCTCGTAGCCTGTAGACAGTGAAGTGTGTACATTAAAAGCatctgtgggtgttttctgtctgtctgtctgaagctgacaaaaatatgttgatttttttttttctgaagccaTCAGATTTCCTTGTGACCATTTGATGAGAGACTCTCAGGCTGCTTGTTGGTTGTTTTCAGGGCTTTGTGGATGTGCTGCTGGGTTTTGTGCGTGTTTTTGCTGCCATTACTGCTCAGCCTACTGTCAGTGCATTAGTTTAATACTGATCTATGCATACcctgttgttttttcctcctaaaCGTTCAAAGTGACCATCAAGAGATGTCAGAGGTAGAGATATTTCATGTAAATTCATTACAGATTCAAACACCCTGCTGTTAGATTGAACTGTCTCCACTTTCATCTTCAACATAATGTTCCAAACTTAAATTTCTTCCTTTCATTCATGGCTTGAAGATCCTGCTAGTTTTGGATCACAAGCAGTGAGCAGATGAGGACCAGTTGGACTGTTGTGTGGATGAGGGAAGCCAGGTGTACATACTGACGAATGCACCAAACAACCcaagtgttgttttgttgacctTCAACATTTGAAAATGC
Encoded here:
- the zcchc2 gene encoding zinc finger CCHC domain-containing protein 2, yielding MLKMKLPMKTGEEGGDETAEDDSLEQPEQRHLPGAASPSSVFDRLEDPSRPHVDPSQLDKETVFEWFGLHLNPARRIEFVCGLLHMCQPLELRFLGSYLEDLARKDYHVLRDFEFRANSPSDLGVLTDVVDPVVRSKLLVCLSLLGSDSRECAGILFRILSHVDPASFYSLPPFRNPHHPPVQDGNVSGRSEQTCGFSANEAAAGPLEQLALLFTMASLHPALHFHQREVVRGQLDKIELSIEEERRQSQLGMNAQELMGQKADCLPSPALGLGECPASHPPCQSRRSSRWAAQREAVHIEGIVLRGISRTRIDKEYNFEVKWSDSSSSNVTKTHLELENFLLKLPKDQCTESFEKSILRLLNQGDQYESREVEKNLRERFLSAPSLFRQTRKVCSFFNCDSSYSTKHPYCRCNCQPWKAYQGDCSDASSQEEESYIQGHKKKHGSKSPCQPLSSAKGSQGDVRRGAHAAELSGPAERRKKACTLRSSHEAEQHQDSEKRSHPVTKTKSRVLPTDRDKGKGKAKGAAFVTNGGLVPALTSQRKDGVSGLDTFETSSESYSSPSSPQHQGPESLDSEDDNNKDTDSHSDDGSKGPGPDRFFTHQTDPVRPLSSSNHQSPMEALCTDTSTEFPPLSFMHCLPYVLPNGAGDSGLPLVSPPSQNVSDGKPSSATLMMQMPLVPPAGPGPGIVGDPEKRDVLPTFGIPPIGHPAGNPAVQPLVQRFKTSLSHSQGGADEAPGSGPTPVAQQASLQAPIRAMSVMSPGSTSYSSPLLPCQDPTSVSSGLASSLPHMETSHAKHPGLTLPSGMPSPYSLPPVPTSVMPTVGAPMATGVSPSPGHLQAAVPPAVPTHTPGPAPSPSPALTHSTAHSESTSYSNSSASCGSAPVAPVNPMTLLQTQQQQVPPQQPTPLQQQQPMSCGTCGCHNNCGSRGNNNSVSGASGCQAPLFFPTHQMAAAARQVFSVPQPLFQLTSLCSNSYLTQAHPPHQANGAATLPPFFPTAPPPAHPPPYLHTHPHSHADVPSHLLSTQAAAVAAAAAANYSLQQQMAPAASFCQRVYQHVYPNPLGMLPAAALGGGGVNKKNGNVSCYNCGVSGHYAQDCNQPSIDSTQQGGFRLKYAASHISEALDNAD